The Streptomyces sp. Alt3 genome has a segment encoding these proteins:
- a CDS encoding S8 family peptidase, with the protein MAAVRNTKRRIAMAVAVATTAAWAAGAAALPAQAAGPEGRVLHAGAAEAVPGSYIVTLAPTSGFKASAAEGKRLITDRGGKIERTYTSALNGYAATLSSTEAKRLAADPAVASVEQDQKVHSTATQSSAPWGLDRIDQTNLPLSGTYTYPDTGGNGATVYVLDTGVRITHQEIAGRASYGYDFVDNDSTAQDGAGHGTHVATTVAGSTYGVAKKAKIVAVRVLGNDGSGTTAGVIAGVDWITANHVASSVANVSLGGGASTTLDNAVRRSIASGVTYSIAAGNSGALASSYSPARVDTAITVGATTSTDARASYSNYGPVVDIFAPGSAITAGWNTSDSATYTGNGTSFAAPHVSGAAAVYLTSHPGAAPATVASALVNGATSGVLTGVGTGSPNKLLKLVP; encoded by the coding sequence ATGGCAGCAGTACGCAACACCAAGAGGCGGATCGCCATGGCGGTCGCGGTCGCGACGACCGCGGCATGGGCAGCCGGCGCGGCGGCCTTACCCGCCCAGGCGGCCGGACCCGAGGGCAGAGTCCTGCACGCGGGGGCGGCCGAGGCGGTACCCGGGAGCTACATCGTCACGCTCGCGCCGACGTCCGGGTTCAAGGCGTCCGCAGCCGAGGGCAAGCGGCTGATAACCGACCGCGGCGGCAAGATCGAGCGGACCTACACCTCGGCGCTGAACGGCTACGCCGCCACGCTCAGCAGCACCGAGGCTAAGCGGCTCGCCGCCGACCCGGCGGTCGCCTCGGTCGAGCAGGACCAGAAGGTCCACTCGACCGCCACCCAGAGCAGCGCCCCCTGGGGCCTCGACCGGATCGACCAGACGAACCTCCCGCTGAGCGGCACGTACACCTACCCGGACACGGGCGGCAACGGCGCGACCGTGTACGTCCTCGACACCGGCGTACGCATCACCCACCAGGAGATCGCCGGCCGGGCCTCGTACGGCTACGACTTCGTCGACAACGACAGCACCGCACAGGACGGCGCGGGCCACGGCACCCATGTCGCCACGACCGTCGCGGGGAGCACCTACGGCGTGGCGAAGAAGGCGAAGATCGTCGCGGTGCGGGTCCTCGGCAACGACGGCTCCGGCACCACCGCGGGCGTCATCGCCGGTGTCGACTGGATCACCGCCAACCACGTCGCCTCCTCGGTCGCCAACGTCTCGCTCGGCGGCGGCGCCAGCACCACACTGGACAACGCGGTACGCCGGTCGATCGCATCCGGGGTCACCTACTCCATCGCGGCGGGCAACTCGGGCGCCCTCGCGTCGTCGTACTCCCCGGCCAGGGTGGACACCGCGATCACCGTGGGCGCCACCACCAGTACGGACGCCAGGGCCAGTTACTCGAACTACGGCCCCGTCGTCGACATCTTCGCCCCCGGCTCCGCCATCACGGCGGGCTGGAACACCTCGGACTCCGCCACCTACACGGGCAACGGAACCTCCTTCGCCGCGCCCCACGTCTCCGGAGCGGCGGCGGTCTACCTGACGAGCCACCCGGGAGCCGCCCCGGCGACCGTGGCCTCGGCACTCGTGAACGGCGCGACGTCCGGCGTCCTGACCGGCGTCGGAACGGGCTCCCCGAACAAGCTCCTCAAGCTCGTCCCGTGA
- a CDS encoding LysM peptidoglycan-binding domain-containing protein, with translation MPASPLAKRPVESVLALLLVLLSVLGLAGRSAADAPAKAPAQAAPAQVAPARAVVAPTVVAPTVTAGTDWDRIAECESSGRWNINTGNGYHGGLQFAPSTWRAYGGGQYAPRADLATRSEQIAVGERVARSQGMGAWPTCGRLGASGTSSSSSGQSSSSGQSSSSGGADRSDAAQSAPSRQSSGSSNGNAADDSWSGNSSSGSSSGSTNSDGNGSPASSDSGVTHHSEDLVDEESYVVESGDCLSTIAERADVSGGWHALYERNREVLDQGPHLIFPGQRLSLNV, from the coding sequence ATGCCGGCATCACCCCTCGCCAAGCGGCCCGTCGAATCGGTGCTCGCCCTTCTGCTCGTCCTCCTGAGCGTGCTCGGCCTCGCCGGCCGCAGTGCCGCGGACGCCCCGGCCAAGGCACCCGCCCAGGCCGCCCCCGCCCAGGTCGCCCCCGCCCGGGCCGTGGTCGCGCCGACCGTCGTCGCGCCGACCGTCACGGCGGGCACGGACTGGGACCGCATCGCCGAGTGCGAGAGCAGCGGCCGCTGGAACATCAACACCGGCAACGGCTACCACGGCGGACTGCAGTTCGCCCCCTCCACCTGGCGCGCCTACGGCGGCGGGCAGTACGCTCCCCGCGCCGACCTCGCCACCCGCTCCGAGCAGATCGCCGTCGGCGAACGCGTCGCACGCTCACAGGGAATGGGTGCCTGGCCCACATGTGGCCGCCTCGGCGCGAGCGGTACGTCGAGCTCCTCGTCCGGCCAGTCCTCCTCGTCCGGCCAGTCCTCCTCGTCCGGCGGTGCGGACCGGAGCGACGCCGCCCAGTCGGCCCCCTCCCGTCAGTCGAGCGGTAGTTCGAACGGCAACGCGGCCGACGACTCGTGGTCCGGCAACTCGTCGAGCGGGTCTTCGTCCGGCAGCACGAACAGTGACGGCAACGGCAGCCCCGCAAGCAGCGACAGCGGCGTGACTCACCACTCCGAGGACCTCGTCGACGAGGAGTCGTACGTCGTGGAGTCGGGGGACTGCCTCTCGACGATCGCCGAGCGCGCGGACGTGTCCGGTGGGTGGCACGCGCTGTACGAGAGGAACCGTGAGGTCCTGGACCAGGGGCCGCACCTCATCTTCCCCGGTCAGCGCCTCAGCCTGAACGTCTGA
- a CDS encoding HAD family hydrolase, with the protein MARAPSPAAVLLSVHAVVLDTDGVITDSAPTHAAAWKLAFDACLDLHEDQPPFDEVEDYRRHVDGRSRGDGAAAFLASRGLDLPEGSPDDPPGTGTVSAVAARKDEEFTRSIRAHPVAVWPGTVRLLHVLHGARVPLAAASASRHATELLAGAGLLDLFTAVVDGNEARRLELPGKPDPALFIEAARRLGVPVGDTAVVEDALAGVEAGRRGGFGLVVGVDRSDSPEGAAGLRRHGADLVVADPGDLLITGED; encoded by the coding sequence ATGGCACGCGCACCGTCTCCGGCCGCAGTCCTGCTCTCCGTACACGCCGTCGTCCTCGACACGGACGGTGTGATCACCGACTCCGCCCCGACGCACGCCGCGGCCTGGAAACTGGCCTTCGACGCCTGTCTGGACCTCCACGAGGACCAGCCGCCCTTCGACGAGGTGGAGGACTACCGGCGCCACGTCGACGGCAGATCACGCGGGGACGGCGCCGCCGCCTTCCTCGCCTCCAGAGGCCTCGATCTTCCCGAGGGCAGCCCCGACGACCCACCGGGCACCGGGACGGTGTCGGCCGTCGCAGCCCGCAAGGACGAGGAGTTCACCCGGAGCATCCGCGCCCACCCGGTCGCGGTCTGGCCGGGAACGGTCCGCCTCCTGCACGTGCTGCACGGCGCGCGGGTGCCGCTCGCGGCCGCGTCGGCGTCCCGGCACGCGACCGAGCTGCTGGCGGGCGCCGGTCTCCTGGACCTGTTCACGGCGGTGGTCGACGGCAACGAGGCACGGCGCCTGGAGCTGCCCGGCAAACCGGACCCTGCCCTGTTCATCGAGGCGGCACGACGACTGGGGGTACCCGTGGGGGACACGGCTGTCGTGGAGGACGCGCTGGCCGGAGTGGAAGCGGGCCGACGGGGCGGCTTCGGGCTCGTCGTCGGGGTGGACCGTTCGGACAGCCCCGAGGGCGCCGCCGGTCTGCGGCGCCACGGCGCGGACCTCGTGGTGGCCGACCCGGGGGACCTGCTGATCACCGGGGAGGACTGA
- a CDS encoding SDR family NAD(P)-dependent oxidoreductase, whose protein sequence is MSDLLHDRVVLITGASSGIGASAARVFSQEGATVVLAARREDRLASLVTELKDKGAQASYVVCDVTVPQDAARAVDFTVDTYGRLDSAFNNAGLGGDRTPLHLMGDDVYDAVMDTNVRGVWNCLRHEIAAMLQNPRGCSIVNNSSVGGLVAIPAAAPYIAAKHAVVGLTRAAADEYAKQGIRVNAVAPGTTRSEITADWFGRNPGLEEMVNSMTPQGRTAEPEEIANAAAWLLSDRCPFLTGTVMPVDGGFVNQ, encoded by the coding sequence ATGAGCGATCTTCTCCACGACAGAGTCGTCCTGATCACCGGGGCGAGCAGCGGTATCGGTGCGTCGGCGGCCCGGGTGTTCTCGCAGGAAGGCGCGACGGTCGTCCTGGCCGCGCGCCGGGAGGACCGACTGGCTTCGCTGGTGACGGAGTTGAAGGACAAGGGGGCCCAGGCCTCCTATGTCGTCTGTGACGTCACGGTCCCGCAGGACGCCGCGCGGGCCGTGGACTTCACGGTCGACACCTACGGCCGGCTGGACTCCGCCTTCAACAACGCGGGGCTGGGGGGTGACCGGACTCCCCTTCACCTCATGGGCGATGACGTCTACGACGCGGTCATGGACACCAACGTGCGCGGCGTCTGGAACTGCCTCCGCCACGAGATAGCGGCCATGCTGCAGAACCCCCGAGGCTGCTCCATCGTGAACAACAGCAGTGTGGGCGGGCTGGTGGCCATACCGGCGGCCGCGCCCTACATAGCGGCGAAGCACGCCGTCGTGGGCCTCACCAGGGCCGCCGCGGACGAGTACGCGAAGCAGGGCATCAGGGTCAACGCCGTTGCGCCGGGAACGACGCGCAGCGAGATCACGGCGGACTGGTTCGGGCGCAACCCGGGCCTGGAGGAGATGGTCAACAGCATGACGCCGCAGGGGCGTACGGCGGAGCCCGAGGAGATCGCGAACGCGGCCGCCTGGCTGCTCAGCGACCGCTGCCCGTTCCTCACGGGCACGGTCATGCCGGTGGACGGCGGGTTCGTCAACCAGTAG
- a CDS encoding NADH:flavin oxidoreductase, which produces MTDENARRAADALSRPFSVRGLTSRNRIAMAPMTREFSPDGVPGQDVADYYARRAAGGVGLIITEGTYVDHASAGTSGRIPVFHGENAFAGWSGVVDSVHREGGAIIPQLWHVGVTRAEGAPPVADAEPVGPSGVSLSGEPKGRAMTQKDLDDVITAFADAAAAAERLGFDGVELHGAHGYLIDQFLWEGSNRRTDAYGGGIVARTRFAAEIVAACRAAVSDSFPLFFRMSQWKMDAYEAKLARTPEELDALLTPLAEAGVDVFHASTRRYWLPEFEDSDLNLAGWVKKISGRPTVTVGSVGLDGDFFSAFQGDSSSVTGIDQLLDRMERDEFDMVAVGRALIADPEWAAKTLRGRTEDITPFGAEMLKTLR; this is translated from the coding sequence GTGACTGACGAGAATGCCCGCCGTGCAGCAGACGCCCTCTCGCGCCCCTTCTCGGTCCGCGGACTGACCTCCCGCAACCGGATCGCCATGGCACCCATGACCAGGGAGTTCTCCCCGGACGGCGTCCCGGGCCAGGACGTCGCGGACTACTACGCCCGCCGGGCCGCCGGAGGCGTGGGGCTGATCATCACCGAGGGGACCTACGTCGATCACGCCTCGGCCGGTACGAGCGGGCGGATCCCGGTGTTCCACGGCGAGAACGCGTTCGCGGGCTGGTCGGGAGTGGTCGACTCCGTGCACCGGGAGGGCGGGGCGATCATTCCGCAGCTCTGGCACGTGGGCGTCACACGCGCCGAGGGCGCGCCGCCCGTGGCGGACGCGGAACCGGTCGGCCCGTCGGGTGTGTCCCTGTCCGGAGAGCCCAAGGGCCGCGCGATGACGCAGAAGGACCTCGACGACGTCATCACCGCGTTCGCGGACGCGGCGGCCGCGGCTGAGCGCCTCGGCTTCGACGGGGTGGAGCTGCACGGTGCGCACGGCTACCTGATCGACCAGTTCCTCTGGGAGGGCAGCAACCGCCGCACCGACGCGTACGGCGGCGGCATCGTCGCGCGTACCCGTTTCGCGGCGGAGATCGTGGCGGCGTGCCGCGCGGCCGTGTCCGACTCCTTCCCGCTCTTCTTCCGCATGTCCCAGTGGAAGATGGACGCCTACGAGGCGAAGCTCGCCCGGACGCCCGAGGAACTGGACGCCCTCCTCACGCCGCTCGCCGAGGCCGGAGTCGACGTCTTCCACGCGTCCACCCGCCGCTACTGGCTGCCTGAGTTCGAGGACTCCGACCTGAACCTCGCCGGGTGGGTGAAGAAGATCAGCGGAAGGCCGACGGTCACCGTCGGTTCGGTCGGCCTGGACGGGGACTTCTTCAGCGCCTTCCAGGGCGACAGCTCCTCGGTCACCGGTATCGACCAGTTGCTGGACCGGATGGAGCGCGACGAGTTCGACATGGTCGCCGTGGGCCGTGCGCTGATCGCCGACCCCGAGTGGGCCGCGAAGACCCTGCGCGGGCGCACCGAGGACATCACGCCGTTCGGTGCGGAGATGCTGAAGACCCTGCGCTGA
- a CDS encoding class E sortase codes for MHPAHALRGVPRAVAGAAVVVLAAGAPAVAAGAGQPPPAPAAVAGPSTGPPSDRTGARSETAELGIPSIGVRDLRVVPYEGTTDDAPGTRIQDRGAAAAPYGEDGGVGPGEVGNYLVTAHRLSAGGPFRELPSLDEGDKVLVTEGGTVYEYRITGTRQTSFRSERSLAEQRAAVPGEPGEKPSRAMITLSTCATPEDDAAGNFWRDAHHNPEHRIDKIGVLVSSRPA; via the coding sequence ATGCACCCTGCTCATGCTCTCCGAGGCGTTCCCCGGGCCGTGGCCGGCGCGGCCGTCGTGGTGCTGGCGGCCGGGGCACCGGCCGTGGCCGCCGGTGCCGGGCAGCCGCCGCCGGCCCCGGCGGCCGTGGCGGGCCCGTCCACCGGGCCGCCGTCCGACCGGACCGGCGCGCGCTCGGAGACCGCCGAACTCGGCATCCCGTCGATCGGGGTGCGGGACCTGCGCGTCGTGCCGTACGAGGGGACGACGGACGACGCGCCGGGAACCCGGATCCAGGACCGCGGTGCGGCAGCCGCCCCGTACGGCGAGGACGGCGGCGTCGGTCCCGGTGAGGTCGGGAACTACCTGGTGACGGCCCACCGGCTTTCCGCCGGGGGCCCCTTCCGGGAGCTGCCGTCACTGGACGAGGGGGACAAGGTCCTCGTGACGGAGGGCGGCACGGTGTACGAGTACCGGATCACCGGGACCCGGCAGACGTCCTTCCGGTCCGAGCGCTCGCTCGCCGAGCAGCGGGCCGCGGTGCCCGGCGAGCCGGGTGAGAAGCCGTCCCGGGCGATGATCACCCTCTCCACCTGCGCGACCCCGGAGGACGACGCGGCCGGGAACTTCTGGCGCGACGCCCACCACAACCCGGAGCACCGCATCGACAAGATCGGCGTGCTGGTGTCCTCCCGGCCGGCGTGA
- a CDS encoding DUF1838 family protein: MTTPAELLRSFARTRASLDGEEVTYWWSGDVYSWAPDEPYQRVFGFEGLNVARLVQDAEAGPDAYRLLTREAAFYLDPTTREILETWQDLPVVHVWNDPANQKWRPFPVPTTELGGQVCFSLEIPLSYPSPLPVAQYPVHSAGDTYKALELFQFFADRADLEGTAAGVPATMSWTRMSPWLPWMARGQRPGGLTFHCRGRKLGSYAEVPGRTRAYIAEHHPEFAHAPEEWSEPNETSWTYFRKLCPPE; encoded by the coding sequence ATGACGACACCCGCGGAACTGCTCCGCTCCTTCGCCCGCACCCGCGCCTCGCTCGACGGCGAGGAGGTCACGTACTGGTGGTCCGGAGATGTGTACTCGTGGGCCCCGGACGAGCCCTACCAGCGCGTCTTCGGCTTCGAGGGGCTGAACGTCGCCCGCCTGGTCCAGGATGCCGAGGCCGGCCCGGACGCCTACCGACTGCTCACCCGCGAGGCCGCCTTCTACCTGGACCCGACCACCCGCGAGATCCTGGAGACCTGGCAGGACCTCCCGGTGGTGCACGTCTGGAACGACCCGGCGAACCAGAAGTGGCGCCCCTTCCCGGTCCCGACGACCGAACTGGGCGGTCAGGTCTGCTTCAGCCTGGAGATCCCGCTCTCCTACCCCTCGCCGCTGCCGGTCGCCCAGTACCCCGTCCACTCGGCCGGCGACACGTACAAGGCCCTGGAGCTCTTCCAGTTCTTCGCCGACCGCGCCGACCTGGAGGGCACGGCCGCCGGCGTCCCGGCCACCATGTCGTGGACCCGGATGTCACCGTGGCTGCCGTGGATGGCCCGCGGTCAGCGGCCGGGCGGCCTCACCTTCCACTGCCGGGGCCGCAAGCTCGGTTCGTACGCGGAGGTGCCCGGGCGGACCCGTGCCTACATCGCGGAGCACCACCCGGAGTTCGCCCACGCCCCGGAGGAGTGGAGCGAGCCGAACGAGACCAGCTGGACGTACTTCCGCAAGCTCTGTCCGCCGGAGTAG
- a CDS encoding SMP-30/gluconolactonase/LRE family protein has protein sequence MTSEHPGLYESFDDRFRAGRCMNGDDGLEVLYTGCRWAEGPVYVPAWRQLVWSDIPNDRMLRWDEETGAVSVFRRAAGYTNGNTLDREGRLVTCEQGNRRVTRTEHDGTVTVLADRWQGRRLNSPNDATVKSDGSIWFSDPDFGITSDYEGYHAESEIGSNNVYRIDPDSGEVRLVADCFGAPNGLVFSADERQLFVSDTRAGLVRVFDVRDDGTLSDGEVFAEAGARGSARFDNLRFDDGGRLWVAAMDDGVHCYDPDGTLIGRLVVPEAVANISWGGAKRNRLFLTAETSLYSVVMGVTGTHPTGPGRRPWLDAAR, from the coding sequence ATGACCAGCGAGCACCCCGGGCTGTACGAGAGCTTCGACGACCGATTCCGTGCGGGGCGGTGCATGAACGGCGACGACGGACTGGAGGTCCTGTACACCGGTTGCCGTTGGGCGGAGGGCCCGGTCTACGTGCCCGCCTGGCGCCAGCTGGTCTGGAGCGACATCCCGAACGACCGCATGCTGCGCTGGGACGAGGAGACCGGCGCCGTGAGCGTCTTCCGCCGTGCGGCGGGGTACACGAACGGCAACACCCTGGACCGCGAGGGGCGGCTCGTCACCTGCGAGCAGGGCAACCGGCGGGTGACCCGGACCGAGCACGACGGCACGGTGACGGTGCTGGCCGACCGGTGGCAGGGCAGGCGTCTGAACAGTCCGAACGACGCGACGGTGAAGTCCGACGGCTCGATCTGGTTCTCCGACCCGGACTTCGGTATCACCAGCGACTACGAGGGCTACCACGCCGAGAGCGAGATCGGCTCCAACAACGTCTACCGCATCGACCCGGACAGCGGCGAAGTGCGCCTTGTCGCCGACTGCTTCGGTGCGCCGAACGGGCTCGTCTTCTCGGCGGACGAGCGGCAGCTGTTCGTCTCCGACACCCGGGCGGGCCTCGTCCGGGTCTTCGACGTCAGGGACGACGGCACCCTGTCGGACGGTGAGGTCTTCGCGGAGGCCGGGGCCCGCGGGTCGGCCCGCTTCGACAACCTCCGCTTCGACGACGGCGGCCGGCTCTGGGTCGCGGCCATGGACGACGGGGTGCACTGCTACGACCCGGACGGCACGCTGATCGGGCGGCTCGTCGTCCCCGAGGCGGTGGCCAACATCTCCTGGGGCGGTGCCAAGCGCAACCGTCTCTTCCTCACCGCGGAGACCAGCCTCTACTCGGTCGTCATGGGGGTCACGGGAACCCACCCCACGGGCCCGGGCCGCAGGCCCTGGCTGGACGCGGCGCGCTGA
- a CDS encoding peptidoglycan recognition protein family protein, which yields MWLRRTVVCAMVVPLAFLVFRDAPVRLVGPDRAAAKPAEPAAAPRPAIVSRAQWHADESMVKEDAVYTGTVKAVFVHHTGHTNRYDCADAPRMLRAMEEMHVRGEGWDDIGYNFVVDRCGTVYEGRAGGVARSVRGAHTTGFNAHSVGIAALGTFDPGVPVPKALIEGIAKVGAWKLDRSVDPRGFVRMVSTNDESLYERGEVVYLHAVAGHRDTFQTYCPGEALYAQLPAIRNEMARLRDRKR from the coding sequence ATGTGGCTTCGCCGAACAGTCGTGTGCGCCATGGTCGTGCCGCTCGCCTTCCTGGTGTTCCGGGACGCGCCGGTACGGCTTGTCGGGCCCGACCGCGCCGCCGCGAAGCCGGCGGAGCCGGCCGCGGCCCCCAGGCCCGCGATCGTCAGCCGGGCGCAGTGGCACGCGGACGAGAGCATGGTGAAGGAGGACGCGGTGTACACGGGGACGGTCAAGGCCGTCTTCGTCCACCACACCGGCCACACCAACCGGTACGACTGCGCCGATGCCCCCAGGATGCTCCGGGCGATGGAGGAGATGCACGTCCGGGGCGAGGGCTGGGACGACATCGGCTACAACTTCGTCGTCGACCGCTGCGGCACCGTCTACGAGGGCCGGGCGGGCGGTGTCGCCCGCTCCGTGCGCGGGGCCCACACCACCGGGTTCAACGCGCACAGCGTGGGGATCGCGGCCCTGGGCACCTTCGACCCCGGCGTTCCGGTGCCGAAGGCACTCATCGAGGGCATCGCGAAGGTGGGCGCGTGGAAGCTGGACCGGAGCGTCGACCCCCGGGGCTTCGTGCGGATGGTCTCGACGAACGACGAGAGCCTGTACGAGCGCGGCGAGGTCGTGTACCTCCATGCCGTCGCCGGTCATCGCGACACCTTCCAGACGTACTGCCCCGGAGAGGCCCTCTACGCGCAACTCCCGGCGATCCGGAACGAGATGGCCCGGTTGCGGGACCGGAAGCGCTGA
- a CDS encoding ScbR family autoregulator-binding transcription factor: protein MARQQRAIRTRRIFLQAAAEVFDEHGYDAATIAAILDRAGLTRGSLYFHFTSKEELARGVLQEAVTSDGVTPQTFKLQEWIDMALLLAYRLPREPLLSASIRLSVDPRARSLFGTRWPDWIAIGTEMLTEAKERGELLPHVDPEATSRLVVGAWTGVQLVTESMAEPPDLVAEISALFELILPNNAVPGVLARLDTSPHRAARIMEQQAVAAS from the coding sequence TTGGCACGACAGCAACGGGCGATCCGCACGCGCCGGATCTTTCTGCAAGCCGCCGCCGAGGTCTTCGACGAGCACGGCTACGACGCAGCCACCATCGCCGCGATCCTCGACCGGGCAGGGCTCACGCGGGGTTCCCTCTACTTCCACTTCACGTCGAAGGAAGAGCTGGCCCGCGGTGTCCTCCAGGAGGCTGTGACCTCGGACGGGGTCACTCCGCAGACCTTCAAGCTGCAGGAGTGGATCGACATGGCGCTCCTGCTCGCCTACCGGCTGCCCAGGGAGCCCCTGCTCAGCGCCTCGATCCGGCTGTCCGTCGACCCACGGGCGCGCAGCCTCTTCGGTACCCGCTGGCCGGACTGGATCGCCATCGGGACGGAGATGCTGACCGAGGCCAAGGAGCGCGGTGAGCTCCTTCCGCACGTCGATCCGGAGGCCACGTCCCGGCTGGTCGTCGGGGCGTGGACCGGGGTTCAGCTGGTGACCGAGTCCATGGCCGAGCCGCCGGACCTGGTCGCCGAGATATCGGCGCTCTTCGAGCTCATCCTCCCCAACAACGCGGTCCCCGGGGTGCTGGCCCGGCTCGACACGTCCCCGCACCGTGCGGCACGGATCATGGAGCAGCAGGCGGTCGCCGCTTCCTGA
- a CDS encoding ScbA/BarX family gamma-butyrolactone biosynthesis protein translates to MLTQTVRQSGLTIAHAAYGAPLSDHTVLSYFDFTVAPGFAVPADAPCDLTVEVTVKNAKVRGNRVSSLDMDFRILRDGSMVARADSEFGWLSTRVYRRLRGEHFDVDWNAWPLPAPVEPRTVGRSRPVDVVLSAGDHPRHWQLRNDVDNAVLYDHPVDHVPGLALMEAAHQAANATVHPADFEATTVTSAFERYAEFDRPCWIEAEVLPAAPGETSVLVTATQDGETVFRSRLSGPCG, encoded by the coding sequence ATGCTCACACAGACCGTCCGGCAGAGCGGTCTGACCATCGCGCACGCGGCGTACGGCGCACCCCTTTCCGATCACACCGTGCTGAGCTACTTCGACTTCACGGTCGCGCCCGGCTTCGCAGTACCCGCCGACGCGCCCTGCGACCTTACTGTCGAGGTCACCGTCAAGAATGCCAAGGTGCGGGGGAACAGGGTCAGTTCGCTGGACATGGACTTCCGCATCCTCCGGGACGGCAGCATGGTGGCCCGCGCGGATTCCGAATTCGGCTGGCTCTCCACGCGCGTGTACCGCCGGCTTCGCGGCGAGCACTTCGACGTCGACTGGAACGCGTGGCCGTTGCCCGCTCCGGTCGAACCCCGCACCGTCGGCCGGAGCAGGCCCGTCGACGTGGTCCTGTCGGCCGGTGACCACCCCCGGCACTGGCAGTTACGCAACGACGTGGACAACGCGGTGCTCTACGACCACCCTGTGGACCACGTCCCGGGGCTCGCCCTCATGGAAGCGGCACATCAGGCCGCGAACGCCACAGTGCACCCGGCGGACTTCGAGGCGACCACCGTCACCAGCGCGTTCGAGCGCTACGCCGAGTTCGACCGCCCCTGCTGGATCGAGGCGGAGGTCCTGCCCGCCGCCCCCGGGGAGACCTCCGTCCTGGTCACGGCGACACAGGACGGGGAAACGGTTTTCCGGAGCCGGCTGAGCGGACCCTGCGGCTGA
- a CDS encoding PH domain-containing protein, translated as MALFGNAHTVDPAAAQRDYARLLGQGEQVHAAYLLIRDTILFTDRRLVLIDKQGITGKKVEYHSVPYRSITHFAVETAGTFDLDAELKIWVSGSATPIQKTFTKGVDIYEVQAVLTQYVAG; from the coding sequence ATGGCACTGTTCGGCAACGCTCACACCGTCGATCCGGCCGCGGCACAACGCGACTACGCGCGCCTTCTGGGGCAGGGCGAGCAGGTGCACGCCGCGTACCTGCTGATCCGCGACACGATCCTCTTCACCGACCGCAGGCTCGTCCTCATCGACAAGCAGGGGATCACCGGCAAGAAGGTGGAGTACCACTCCGTGCCCTACCGGAGCATCACGCACTTCGCGGTGGAGACGGCGGGGACCTTCGACCTGGACGCCGAGCTGAAGATCTGGGTCTCCGGCTCCGCCACCCCGATCCAGAAGACGTTCACCAAGGGGGTCGACATCTACGAGGTGCAGGCCGTCCTCACCCAGTACGTCGCGGGGTAG
- a CDS encoding quinone oxidoreductase family protein yields MLAIQFDHFGGPEVLRPVELASPVPGPGELLLTVEAAGVNFADTHQTDGSYLGADALPHVPGSEVVGRTPDGRRVLARVSHGYAEQVTAKESAVLEIPEDLEAAHALALMVQGLTAWHLLRSAARLRRGESVVVHSAAGGVGSLAVQLAREFGAGRVLAQATGPAKERLALELGADAVITYPLAEKADVVLDAVGGELFDQALDSLASFGRLVTYGNSARAGFTAVDPARLGRLNASVVGFWLRPTLAAPDAVSGPLKELFALVAEGRLAPVTGGSYPLADARQAHEDLLARRTTGKLILTP; encoded by the coding sequence ATGCTCGCTATCCAGTTCGACCACTTCGGTGGTCCCGAAGTACTCCGCCCCGTGGAACTGGCCTCCCCCGTGCCCGGCCCCGGAGAGCTGCTCCTCACCGTCGAGGCCGCCGGGGTGAACTTCGCCGACACCCATCAGACGGACGGCTCCTATCTCGGCGCCGACGCCCTCCCGCACGTACCGGGCAGCGAGGTCGTGGGCCGCACACCGGACGGGAGGCGGGTGCTGGCACGGGTCTCGCACGGATACGCGGAGCAGGTCACCGCCAAGGAGTCCGCCGTCCTGGAGATCCCCGAGGACCTGGAGGCGGCCCACGCACTCGCCCTCATGGTGCAGGGGCTGACCGCCTGGCACCTGCTGCGGTCTGCGGCCCGGCTGCGTCGCGGTGAGAGCGTCGTCGTGCACTCCGCGGCGGGCGGCGTCGGCAGCCTCGCCGTCCAGCTGGCCAGGGAGTTCGGGGCGGGCCGGGTGCTCGCTCAGGCCACCGGCCCGGCCAAGGAGCGGCTCGCCCTGGAACTCGGCGCGGACGCGGTGATCACCTATCCCCTCGCGGAGAAGGCGGACGTCGTCCTGGACGCCGTCGGCGGGGAGCTCTTCGACCAGGCTCTGGACTCACTGGCGTCCTTCGGCCGGCTGGTCACGTACGGCAACTCCGCCCGCGCCGGCTTCACCGCCGTCGATCCGGCCCGGCTCGGCCGCCTCAACGCCTCCGTCGTCGGATTCTGGCTGCGTCCCACCCTCGCCGCTCCCGACGCGGTCTCCGGGCCCCTGAAGGAGCTCTTCGCCCTGGTCGCCGAGGGCCGCCTCGCGCCCGTGACCGGCGGCAGCTACCCGCTCGCCGACGCCCGGCAGGCCCAC